Sequence from the Actinocatenispora sera genome:
GCCGAGCCGGATCCCGTCGTGCTCCCGGTACCGCGACACGTACGGCCCGGCGCACACCGTGGTCATGTAGGTGGCGATCGGGCGCGTCTCGGTGAACTCCCACCGCCCGGCCCCGACGTGCACGCCGCGCTCGTTGGCCAGCACCGTCCACTCCTCCGGTACGGTCACCGCGAGCGTCACCGGCGCCTTGAGGTCCGGCTGGTCGAAGCAGCAGAAGATGTTCTGCGCGCAGTCCAGGAAGCTCATCGCGTACACGTAGACGTTGTCGTCGGCCGGGTCGACGAACCGGTGCAGCCCCTCGCCGGTGTGCGAGTAGTCGCCGTCGGCGACGACCACCAGCTCGTTCTCCGCCTCCAGCGCCGGCAGCGGCAGCCGGTTGTCGTGCAGCGTCGGGTCGAGTTCCCGGCCGTTCAGGGTGGCGCTGCGCAGCGTGCCGCGCAGCTCGGCGAACGTGTCGGTACCCGGGTGGGCGCAGCCGAACCGGATCGTCGAGATCGACCCGAACCGCTCCGCGCCCCTGGTCAGGTCCAACTCGACCCGGTAGGAGCGAACGGTCAGCTGTTCGGCGCGCGCTCGCGCCTCGGCATGGGTCAGGCTCGGCATCCCGCCATCATGCCCACCCGGAGTCGATCACGTCCCGGTAGGGCCGATCATGGTGTCGTCCAGCGAGAAAGCGCTTGCTGGACCCACCGCACCCTGATTCATGGCGGCCTGCGGGTCAGGGTGTCGCGGCACGGGCGGCCAGCGCGACCCGGATCTCGTGGTCGGCCTCGACGACCTTGCGGCGCACCATCGGCGCCAGGTCGTCCCGGGCCAGCAGGTCGGCGCCGAGCCGGGCGGTGCGCTCGGACACCGCCGTCGACGGGTAGCCGAAGCCGACCGCGACGAGCAGCAGGCCGGGGCTTCGCCAGGCCGCCGTCCCCGGCAGCTCGGCGAAGTAGCGCGGCACGTACCCGTCGGTCAGCGCGGCGTGTTCGGGCCGCCAGAACCCCTCCCCGACCGCCGCCAGCTGGCGGTTGGAGATCGACCGATCGGCCATCAACAGCTGCCACGCCGCCTGCTTGGCCGCCGGGTCCGGCAGCGCGGCCCGGCACCGGGTCGCGGCCACCTCGCCCGCCGCGGTGTGGTCGGCGGCCAGCTCGGCGTCGATCTCGGCCGGCCCGGCCAGCCCGAGCGTGACCAGCCGGCCCAGGATCGCCCACCGCAGCTCCGCATCGACCGGTACGCCGTCGGGCACCCGCTCGCCGCGCAGCCACGAGGTGAGCAGCGCCAGCTCGTCGTCGGTGACCGCGCACCGCGCGAGTACCGACGCCGCGAGCAGCCGGTGCGGGCCGGACAGCAACGCACCGGCCAGCCCGGCGAGCCGGTGCAGGGTGGCGTCCCGGCGCTGCGCCGGCAGGTACGTGTCGGCGGCCTGCTCGCACAGCCGCAGCACCGACGGCGGTACGCCCGGCGACGGCTCGGCCGGCAGCGCCGCCGCGGCCAGCTCGACGAACCGCTCCGCCGGCCACCGACCGGCCCGCACCAGCTCCCAGGCGTTGGTCCACACCACCGCCCGCGACGCCGCGTCCGGCATCGTCGGCAGCAGCTCGGCGAGCCGGCCCAGTTCGGCCGGCGTCAGGTCGACCCGGGCGAAGGTCAGGTCGGCGTCGTTGAGCAGCAACAGGTCCGCCGCCGGCCGGCCGACCAGCTCCGGCACCGCAACGGCGGCGTCGTCGGTGTCCGGCAGCGTGACCGGGATGCTGTCGTGCTCGCCGGTCGCCGCGTACCAGCCGACCCGGATGCGGTGCGGGCGGACCGGGCCGCCCGCCGGGGCGGACCGCGCGACCTCGACCGACGAGTAGCGGCCCTCGGCGTCGAGCTCGGTGCGGGCGGTGAGCAGGTCGACCCCGGTGGTCCGCAGCCAGCGGTCCGCCCACGCGGTCAGGTCGGCTCCGCTGACCTCCGACATCGTGCCGATCAGGTCGGCCAGCGTCGCGTTGCGGTACGCGTACCGGGAGAAGTAGGCGCGCAGGGCGGCGAAGAAGGTGTCCTCGCCGAGCACCGCCGCCAGCTGGCGCAGCGCCGAGGCGCCCTTCGGGTACGAGATCGAGTCGATGTTGAGCAGCCCGTGCGCGACGTCCGGTACGTCGGTCGGCGCCACCGGGTGCGTGGCCGGCCCCTGGTCGGCCCGGTAGCCGGGAATCTTGCGGAACACGCTGAAGAAGCCCCAGGCGTCGACGTAACGGCTCGCCTCGCCGACCACCCGGAAGCCGAGGAACTCGGCGAACGACTCGTTCAGCCACAGGTCGTCCCACCAGCGCAGGGTGACCAGGTCACCGAACCACATGTGCGCCATCTCGTGCGCGATCACCATCGCCCGCAGCTGCCGCTCCGAGTCGGGCACCGCCGACCGGTAGAGCCACTCGTCCCGGACGGTGACGCAGCCGATGTTCTCCATCGCCCCGTACAGGAACTCCGGCACGAACACCTGGTCGTACTTGTCGCCGAACGGGTAGCGCATCGCGAACGCGCGCTGGTACCAGTCCATCGCCCGCTCGGTCAGCTCGAACAGCTCGCCGGCCTGCTCGTCGAGGTGGTCGGCGAGGCTCGCCCGGCAGTGCCAGCCGTAGGTGATGCCATCGTGCTCGTGGTACACCGAGTGGAACGTGCCGGCGCAGACGGTGAACAGGTACACCGACATCGGCCCGACCGGCTCGAACTCCCACCGGGCCGCCGCACCCGCGCCGGTTTCGGGGGCGCTGCGGGCACCGGAACCGTTGCCGAGCACCGTCCAGTCGGCCGGCGCCGTGACCGTCAGCGTCACCGTGGCCTTCAGGTCCGGCTGGTCGAAGCAGGCGAAGATGCGCTGAGCGTTGTCCGGCGACGACGACCCGCACAGATACGCCTGGCCGTCGGCCGGATCGACCGCCCGGTGCAGCCCCTCGCCGGAGTTGGTGTACGTCCCCTCCGCGGTCACCACCAGCTCGTTGTCCGCAGCGAGCGGCGGCAACGTGATCCGGTTGTCGGCGCAGACCAGGTCGATCGGCACACCGTTGAGGGTGGCCGCGATCGGCCGGCCGGTCAGCTCGACGAAGGTGGACTCGCCCGGTTCGGTGCACCGGAACCGGATCCGGCTCACCGAGCCGAACACCTCGGCGCCACGGGTCAGGTCCAGCTCGACGGCGTACGACTCGACGGCGAGCAACGCTGCCCGCCGGACGGCCTCGGCCTGGGTCAAAGACGGCATCCGTTCATCATGCCGGTACCCGCCCACCCCCGCCCGCTCGACGGCGCCCGACGGCCCACGCTCACGCCCGCGATCGGCCGGTCACGCCCGCGGTCGGTCCGCTGCCGACACCGCGGACCGGGCCCGGTCAGAACAGCTTGCCGGCCAGCGTGGCCACCAGGACGTACACCGGGAGCGAGGCGATGCAGATCAGCGCGCCGAGCCGCGGGGTGCGCTGCACCGCGCCGCCGACCCGCGGCCGGCACAGCAGCCCGACCAGCAGTACGCCGGCCAGGAACGCCAGCAGCGGGAAACCGCAACAGGTCCAGCCGTACACGGAGATCTGGCCGAGCACGCCACGCCGGCTGGCCACCGAGATCAACACCAGCTGGCCGATCAGGCCGGCGAGCGAGCACGCGGCGTACACCACCGCGGCGCGCGGTCGCGGCCGCCACGCGGGCAGCAGCGGCGGGCTGGCGGCGAGCCGGTCGACCTCGGCGCCGGCGGCGGTCGCGTCGGCCAGGCGGCGGTCGGCCCGCGCCAGCCGATCCGGCACCGGTACCGGTTCGAGCAGATCCGGCAGCTCACCGGGGCCGGCGGCGGCGAAGTCCGGTGCCGGCAAGCGCAACCGGGCGGCCCGTTCGATCAGCTCGTCTCGTTGGGTCAGCGCCCGGTCGGACAGCGCGACGATCCGCTCCTGGTGCGCCGCGGCCGCCTCGGCCGAGATCGGCGCGGCGACGCCGAGGCGCCGGGTCGCCGCCAGGTAGTCGTCCCAGTCCGGCACGGCTCACTCCCCCGCCAGGCTGGTCGGCTCGGTCGCGTGCGGCACCTCCGGCGGCGCGCTACCCGGCGTACGGGCCTGCCACAGCGCCTCGCGCAGCCGGGCCCGGGCCGCCGGATCTGCGTACGGGTCGATCAGCCGGACGGTCCGCTCACCCAGCACCGCCGTACCGTCCACATCGGACACCGTGAGCCGCCCGGGCAACCGCCCGAGCACCGGCGCCGCCGGCCGCTGCGCGGACAGCAGCAGGTGCACCCCGACCGCTCCCCCGGTCGAGACCAGCTCCGCCAGCATCGCCTCGACCGGCAAGGACTCCGGTTCCCCGGTACGGCGGGGTGCCGGCCCGGGTTCGCCGTGGTCGGACGCCCGCTGTGCGCCGTCGCCACGCATCCGCGGCACCGTCCCGCCCTCGGCGCGGGGTTCCGGCCTTGCCGCGCCGTCCGGATCGGCCCCCGGTACCGGCGGCATGCACGTGGCGGCCAGCGCGAGATCGGCGCCGGC
This genomic interval carries:
- the pepN gene encoding aminopeptidase N; the encoded protein is MPSLTQAEAVRRAALLAVESYAVELDLTRGAEVFGSVSRIRFRCTEPGESTFVELTGRPIAATLNGVPIDLVCADNRITLPPLAADNELVVTAEGTYTNSGEGLHRAVDPADGQAYLCGSSSPDNAQRIFACFDQPDLKATVTLTVTAPADWTVLGNGSGARSAPETGAGAAARWEFEPVGPMSVYLFTVCAGTFHSVYHEHDGITYGWHCRASLADHLDEQAGELFELTERAMDWYQRAFAMRYPFGDKYDQVFVPEFLYGAMENIGCVTVRDEWLYRSAVPDSERQLRAMVIAHEMAHMWFGDLVTLRWWDDLWLNESFAEFLGFRVVGEASRYVDAWGFFSVFRKIPGYRADQGPATHPVAPTDVPDVAHGLLNIDSISYPKGASALRQLAAVLGEDTFFAALRAYFSRYAYRNATLADLIGTMSEVSGADLTAWADRWLRTTGVDLLTARTELDAEGRYSSVEVARSAPAGGPVRPHRIRVGWYAATGEHDSIPVTLPDTDDAAVAVPELVGRPAADLLLLNDADLTFARVDLTPAELGRLAELLPTMPDAASRAVVWTNAWELVRAGRWPAERFVELAAAALPAEPSPGVPPSVLRLCEQAADTYLPAQRRDATLHRLAGLAGALLSGPHRLLAASVLARCAVTDDELALLTSWLRGERVPDGVPVDAELRWAILGRLVTLGLAGPAEIDAELAADHTAAGEVAATRCRAALPDPAAKQAAWQLLMADRSISNRQLAAVGEGFWRPEHAALTDGYVPRYFAELPGTAAWRSPGLLLVAVGFGYPSTAVSERTARLGADLLARDDLAPMVRRKVVEADHEIRVALAARAATP